A single genomic interval of Theropithecus gelada isolate Dixy chromosome 16, Tgel_1.0, whole genome shotgun sequence harbors:
- the YWHAE gene encoding 14-3-3 protein epsilon → MVESMKKVAGMDVELTVEERNLLSVAYKNVIGARRASWRIISSIEQKEENKGGEDKLKMIREYRQMVETELKLICCDILDVLDKHLIPAANTGESKVFYYKMKGDYHRYLAEFATGNDRKEAAENSLVAYKAASDIAMTELPPTHPIRLGLALNFSVFYYEILNSPDRACRLAKAAFDDAIAELDTLSEESYKDTMDFRHAG, encoded by the exons ATGGTGGAGTCAATGAAGAAAGTAGCAGGGATGGATGTGGAGCTGACAGTTGAAGAAAGAAACCTCCTATCTGTTGCATATAAGAATGTGATTGGAGCTAGAAGAGCCTCCTGGAGAATAATCAGCAGCAttgaacagaaagaagaaaacaagggagGAGAAGACAAGCTAAAAATGATTCGGGAATATCGGCAAATG gttgAGACTGAGCTAAAGTTAATCTGTTGTGACATTCTGGATGTACTGGACAAACACCTCATTCCAGCAGCTAACACTGGCGAGTCCAAGgttttctattataaaat gaAAGGGGACTACCACAGGTATCTGGCAGAATTTGCCACAGGAAATGACAGGAAGGAGGCTGCGGAGAACAGCCTAGTGGCTTATAAAGCTGCTAGTGATATTGCAATGACAGAACTTCCACCAACGCATCCTATTCGCTTAGGTCTTGCTCTCAATTTTTCCGTATTCTACTACGAAATTCTTAATTCCCCTGACCGTGCCTGCAG GTTGGCAAAAGCAGCTTTCGATGATGCAATTGCAGAACTGGATACGCTGAGTGAAGAAAGCTATAAG GACACTATGGACTTCAGACATGCAGGGTGA